In Schistocerca cancellata isolate TAMUIC-IGC-003103 chromosome 7, iqSchCanc2.1, whole genome shotgun sequence, a genomic segment contains:
- the LOC126092660 gene encoding uncharacterized protein LOC126092660 has protein sequence MSEAGKSDSKRSHVQVTEISNEEELATVLEEAGDKLVVIDFFADWCFPCKLISPFVLDLARTHTDVIFVKVDIDESDEIVERYEISSIPAFVFIKSGRKLDSITGANYDLLTKKVTQHKTQAATEEISIL, from the coding sequence ATGTCCGAGGCTGGAAAATCAGACAGCAAGAGATCACATGTTCAGGTGACAGAGATATCCAACGAGGAGGAGCTGGCGACGGTGCTGGAGGAGGCAGGCGATAAGCTGGTGGTGATCGACTTCTTTGCCGACTGGTGTTTTCCTTGCAAACTGATATCCCCATTCGTCCTGGATCTCGCCAGGACCCACACAGATGTCATTTTCGTCAAGGTTGACATCGATGAGAGCGACGAAATCGTCGAGAGGTATGAGATAAGCAGCATCCCAGCGTTCGTATTCATAAAGTCTGGCCGGAAGTTGGACTCCATCACTGGAGCCAATTACGATTTGTTAACGAAAAAGGTGACCCAGCACAAAACACAGGCAGCGACGGAGGAAATTTCCATATTGTAA